A single region of the Rattus rattus isolate New Zealand chromosome 8, Rrattus_CSIRO_v1, whole genome shotgun sequence genome encodes:
- the Rbm15b gene encoding putative RNA-binding protein 15B, translating into MKRQNERDSSPSGRGSSSSAKRPREREREAEAGGRRAAHKASGGTKHPVPARARDKPRGSGGGGGHRDGRAAGDANHRASSGRSSGAPGGGGRTGKASGDPGAGSASPRASPLPPPPPPPGAEPAGPGSTAAPEYKTLLISSLSPALPAEHLEDRLFHQFKRFGEISLRLSHTPELGRVAYVNFRHPQDAREARQHALARQLLLYDRPLKVEPVYLRGGGSSRRSSSSSAAASTPPPGPPTPADPLGYLPLHGGYQYKQRSLSPVAAPPLREPRARHAAAAFALDAAAAAAVGLSRERALDYYGLYDDRGRPYSYQAVCEEDLMPEDDQRATRNLFIGNLDHSVSEVELRRAFEKYGIIEEVVIKRPARGQGGAYAFLKFQNLDMAHRAKVAMSGRVIGRNPIKIGYGKANPTTRLWVGGLGPNTSLAALAREFDRFGSIRTIDHVKGDSFAYIQYESLDAAQAACAKMRGFPLGGPDRRLRVDFAKAEETRYPQQYQPSPLPVHYELLTDGYTRHRNLDADLRVRDRTPPHLLYSDRDRTFLEGDWTSLSKSSDRRNSLEGYSRSVRSRSGERWGADGDRSIAKPWEERRKRRSLSSDRGRTTHSPYEERSRTKGGGQQSERGSDRTPERSRKENHSSEGTKESGSNSLSNSRHSAEERSHHHHHHEAPDSSHGKKTRESERNHRTTEAEPKTLEEPKHETKKLKTLSEYAQTLQLGWNGLLVLKNSCFPTSMHILEGDQGVISGLLKDHTSGSKLTQLKIAQRLRLDQPKLDEVTRRIKQGSPNGYAVLLAIQSTPSGPGAEGMPMVEPGLQRRLLRNLVSYLKQKQAAGVISLPVGGSKGRDSTGMLYAFPPCDFSQQYLQSALRTLGKLEEEHMVIVIVRDTA; encoded by the coding sequence ATGAAGCGGCAGAACGAGCGAGACTCCAGCCCGAGCGGGCGTGGCTCGTCATCGTCCGCCAAGCGGCCGCGGGAGCGCGaacgggaggcagaggcgggcgggCGGCGAGCAGCGCACAAGGCCTCCGGCGGCACCAAGCACCCGGTTCCAGCGCGGGCTCGTGACAAGCCCCGCGGCAGTGGCGGAGGCGGCGGGCATCGCGACGGGCGCGCTGCTGGGGATGCGAATCACCGAGCAAGCAGCGGGCGCTCCTCAGGCGCGCCCGGAGGCGGAGGACGCACCGGCAAGGCCTCCGGGGACCCGGGTGCTGGCAGCGCGTCGCCCCGCGCATCTCCACTCCCGCCGCCCCCGCCGCCCCCCGGGGCGGAACCTGCGGGTCCCGGTTCCACGGCGGCTCCGGAGTACAAGACGCTCCTCATCAGCAGCCTGAGCCCCGCGCTGCCGGCCGAGCACTTGGAGGACCGGCTCTTCCACCAGTTCAAGCGGTTCGGTGAGATCAGCCTGCGCCTGTCACACACACCGGAGCTGGGCCGCGTGGCCTATGTGAACTTCCGGCACCCACAGGACGCGCGTGAGGCCCGCCAGCACGCCTTGGCCCGTCAGCTGCTGCTCTACGACCGCCCGCTCAAGGTAGAGCCCGTGTACCTGCGCGGCGGCGGGAGCAGTCGgcgcagtagcagcagcagcgcCGCTGCCTCCACGCCGCCCCCAGGACCTCCCACGCCCGCCGACCCTCTGGGCTATCTGCCCCTGCACGGGGGCTACCAGTACAAGCAGCGCTCGCTGTCTCCGGTAGCCGCCCCGCCCCTGCGGGAGCCCCGTGCGCGGCACGCCGCGGCAGCCTTCGCCCTGGATGCTGCTGCCGCGGCTGCCGTGGGACTGTCTCGGGAGCGAGCCCTGGACTATTACGGGCTGTACGACGACCGCGGGCGCCCGTACAGCTACCAGGCCGTGTGCGAGGAGGACCTGATGCCGGAGGATGATCAGAGAGCCACTCGAAATCTCTTCATCGGGAACCTGGACCACAGTGTATCTGAAGTGGAGCTTCGACGGGCCTTCGAGAAGTATGGCATCATTGAGGAGGTGGTCATCAAGAGGCCTGCCCGCGGCCAAGGTGGTGCCTATGCCTTCCTCAAGTTTCAGAACCTGGACATGGCACACAGGGCCAAGGTGGCTATGTCTGGCCGGGTGATTGGCAGAAACCCTATAAAGATAGGCTATGGCAAGGCTAACCCTACCACCCGCCTCTGGGTGGGTGGTCTTGGACCTAACACCTCGCTGGCGGCCCTGGCCAGAGAATTCGATCGCTTTGGGAGCATTCGGACCATCGATCACGTCAAAGGAGACAGCTTTGCCTACATCCAGTACGAGAGTCTGGATGCAGCCCAAGCTGCCTGTGCTAAAATGAGGGGCTTCCCCTTGGGTGGTCCAGATCGCAGGCTCCGGGTGGATTTTGCCAAAGCAGAGGAGACTCGCTATCCCCAGCAGTACCAGCCCTCACCTCTCCCTGTGCATTATGAGCTGCTCACTGATGGATATACCCGGCATCGAAACTTGGATGCTGACCTTAGGGTGCGGGATAGGACCCCTCCGCACCTTCTGTATTCAGATCGAGACCGGACCTTTTTGGAAGGGGACTGGACCAGCCTCAGTAAAAGTTCAGACCGCAGAAACAGCCTGGAGGGCTATAGCCGCTCAGTGCGCAGCCGGAGTGGTGAGCGCTGGGGGGCAGATGGGGACCGGAGCATAGCCAAGCCCTGGGAAGAGAGACGAAAGCGGAGGAGCCTTTCCAGTGACCGCGGGAGGACAACTCACTCCCCTTATGAGGAACGGAGCAGGACCAAGGGTGGGGGGCAGCAGTCTGAGCGAGGCTCGGACCGCACCCCTGAGCGTAGCCGAAAGGAGAACCACTCCAGTGAAGGGACCAAGGAGTCAGGCAGCAACTCCCTCAGCAACAGCAGACATAGTGCTGAGGAAaggagccaccaccaccaccaccacgaggCTCCAGACTCTTCCCATGGGAAAAAGACTAGAGAGAGTGAACGCAATCATCGGACCACTGAGGCAGAGCCCAAGACTCTTGAAGAGCCAAAACATGAGACCAAAAAGCTAAAGACTCTGTCAGAGTATGCACAGACACTGCAGCTGGGTTGGAATGGGCTCCTAGTGCTGAAAAACAGCTGCTTTCCGACTTCTATGCACATCCTTGAGGGGGACCAGGGGGTTATCAGTGGTCTCCTCAAAGACCACACTTCTGGCAGCAAGCTGACCCAGCTAAAGATTGCCCAGCGTCTTCGACTGGATCAGCCCAAGCTGGATGAGGTCACCCGTCGCATCAAGCAGGGGAGCCCTAACGGCTATGCTGTGCTCCTAGCCATCCAGTCAACCCCCAGCGGGCCTGGCGCTGAGGGGATGCCCATGGTGGAGCCAGGCCTACAGAGGCGGCTTCTCAGGAACCTAGTCTCCTACTTGAAACAGAAGCAGGCTGCAGGGGTGATCAGCTTGCCGGTGGGTGGGTCTAAGGGCAGAGACAGCACTGGCATGCTCTATGCCTTCCCGCCCTGCGACTTTTCACAGCAGTACCTCCAGTCAGCACTTCGGACATTGGGCAAGTTAGAGGAAGAACACATGGTGATAGTTATAGTAAGAGACACCGCCTAG
- the Manf gene encoding mesencephalic astrocyte-derived neurotrophic factor — protein MWATRGLAVALALSVLPDSRALRPGDCEVCISYLGRFYQDLKDRDVTFSPATIEEELIKFCREARGKENRLCYYIGATDDAATKIINEVSKPLAHHIPVEKICEKLKKKDSQICELKYDKQIDLSTVDLKKLRVKELKKILDDWGEMCKGCAEKSDYIRKINELMPKYAPKAASARTDL, from the exons ATGTGGGCTACGCGCGGGCTGGCGGTAGCGCTGGCCCTGAGCGTTCTGCCTGACAGTCGAGCGCTACGGCCAGGCGACTGCGAAG tttgtatttCTTATCTGGGGAGATTTTACCAGGACCTCAAAGACAGGGATGTCACATTTTCACCAGCCACTATTGAAGAAGAACTTATAAAGTTCTGCCGGGAAGCAAGAGGCAAAGAGAATCGGTTG TGCTACTACATTGGAGCCACAGATGATGCCGCCACCAAGATCATCAATGAGGTATCAAAGCCTCTGGCCCACCATATCCCTGTGGAGAAGATCTgtgagaagctgaagaagaaagacagCCAGATCTGCGAGCTAAAATACG ACAAGCAGATTGACCTGAGCACAGTGGACCTGAAGAAGCTCCGggtgaaagagctgaagaaaaTCCTGGACGATTGGGGGGAGATGTGCAAAGGCTGTGCAGAGAAGTCTGACTATATCCGGAAGATAAATGAACTCATGCCTAAATATGCCCCCAAGGCGGCCAGCGCACGGACTGATCTGTAG